In Silvanigrella paludirubra, one DNA window encodes the following:
- a CDS encoding flagellin, with protein sequence MGLRIQTNIQSLNSQRALSISTMANDLSMEKLSSGFRINRAADDAAGLAISEKIKADVRGLNMAKRNANDGISMVQVAEGGMNEIGNILNRLRELSVQGASDTIGNNERNFINKEYTALKDEIDRITNSTEYNGSLLLVGSNAEDKIPDPKMLDRANTPPFEIQVGKNWYKGVDAQGIDDPFGRNPVNIIRIKFDQIDTSTVGLKLGRGNDNTEESIGVYQEGEKDSTISKNRAQRSIAKIDDAINTIAGFRADLGAIQNRLNSTISNLAIQSENFSAANSRIRDTDFAEETTRNTQSNILKQAGVAVLTQANQSPSAALRLLG encoded by the coding sequence ATGGGTTTACGAATTCAGACCAACATACAATCTCTTAACTCACAGCGGGCGCTGTCCATTTCAACAATGGCAAATGATTTATCTATGGAAAAATTAAGTTCGGGATTTAGAATAAATAGAGCGGCAGATGATGCTGCAGGACTTGCTATTAGTGAGAAAATTAAAGCAGATGTCCGCGGTTTAAATATGGCCAAAAGAAATGCAAATGATGGTATTTCTATGGTTCAAGTAGCCGAAGGTGGTATGAATGAAATTGGAAATATTTTAAATCGGTTAAGAGAGCTTTCGGTTCAAGGTGCTTCTGATACCATTGGTAATAATGAGCGTAATTTTATCAATAAAGAATATACGGCTTTAAAAGATGAAATTGATCGTATTACAAATTCAACAGAGTATAATGGAAGTTTATTATTGGTCGGTTCAAATGCAGAAGACAAAATTCCAGATCCTAAAATGCTAGATCGTGCAAATACTCCTCCTTTTGAAATTCAAGTAGGTAAGAACTGGTATAAAGGTGTTGATGCTCAAGGTATAGATGATCCATTTGGTAGAAATCCTGTAAATATTATTCGGATTAAGTTTGACCAAATTGATACAAGTACTGTTGGACTAAAATTAGGACGCGGGAACGACAATACCGAAGAATCCATTGGTGTTTATCAAGAAGGTGAAAAAGATTCTACTATTTCAAAAAATAGAGCTCAAAGATCGATCGCTAAAATTGATGACGCTATTAATACGATTGCAGGTTTTAGAGCAGACTTAGGCGCAATTCAAAATCGTCTAAACTCTACTATTTCAAACTTAGCAATTCAAAGTGAAAACTTTTCTGCAGCAAATAGCCGTATCCGTGATACAGACTTTGCTGAAGAAACAACAAGAAACACTCAAAGTAACATTCTTAAACAGGCTGGTGTTGCTGTTCTTACACAAGCAAACCAATCCCCAAG